A genome region from Cucumis sativus cultivar 9930 chromosome 4, Cucumber_9930_V3, whole genome shotgun sequence includes the following:
- the LOC116403530 gene encoding VQ motif-containing protein 31-like, which yields MEKGDSQSHVGCKPLTTFVQTDTKTFREVVQRLTGPSESHTTSSKGFGSRRPTTTSKLHERRQLITRPKLQIVKPCPSHFKATIGEHPSYITSPLGTPSKILSKLSIGDEEKEELNNMEEEKAIKERRFYLHPSPRSMPIYAQPELLSLFPLESPKKVSNHETKIN from the coding sequence ATGGAGAAGGGAGACAGCCAAAGCCATGTTGGGTGTAAACCTTTGACCACATTCGTACAAACCGATACAAAAACGTTTCGTGAGGTCGTACAACGTCTAACCGGGCCATCAGAAAGCCACACGACGTCGTCAAAGGGATTTGGATCAAGGAGGCCAACCACAACCTCAAAACTCCATGAAAGGAGACAGTTGATCACAAGACCAAAGCTGCAAATTGTGAAACCATGTCCTTCCCATTTCAAGGCTACAATTGGTGAGCACCCTAGCTATATTACGAGCCCGCTCGGGACACCGTCGAAGATATTGTCGAAGCTGTCTATTGGGGATGAAGAGAAGGAGGAGCTGAATAacatggaagaagaaaaggcaatCAAAGAAAGGAGATTTTATTTGCATCCATCTCCAAGGTCAATGCCTATCTATGCCCAACCAGAGTTGCTTTCATTATTTCCTTTGGAGTCTCCAAAGAAAGTCAGCAACCATGAAAccaaaattaactaa
- the LOC101204228 gene encoding protein DYAD isoform X2, with protein MTEEDKLNDEANSLIAEVPIIPGFKKRKRLSLSRLKEVKASLHAKQGQSTCVSNSSRSCKLKNESTINRWTPERYRLAELSMLEVMKAEGATFANPVPRPVLRMAARKHIGDTGLLDHLLKHIDGKVAPGGAERFRRWFNANGIMEYWLENADLVNIRQEAGVQDPYWVPQSRPLHARANFQDSQSSEEMRLLRAEMTKMKRDMQELASKFRDQERLNSMEMIHEELIKREAVAEKHRNEITGCLKGLQGILSGELMTWKTKVELQLMEITSSLGCIQPSKQLLTSPASKKWEDWLERTNLDNFQDDEIASWFEGDDTFSVQAQQDVIFQNSYRPSASFELYGNNLVQDIGREGEQEHLNKWSKTKRDDMEKQEDYGANITPDSSATGNSTSEFNTSVHMFQEMFQELFSWKAKMERQVLELWNSVRELQASSSSSSSHFKESDIGSTFKG; from the exons ATGACTGAGGAAGATAAGTTGAATGATGAAGCCAACTCTTTAATTGCTGAAGTTCCAATTATACCCGGATTTAAGAAGAGGAAGCGTCTTAGCCTTAGTAGACTCAAGGAGGTGAAAGCATCTTTACATGCAAAACAAGGGCAAAGTACTTGTGTTAGTAATAGTTCTAGGAGTTGTAAGCTAAAGAATGAGAGTACAATAAATAGATGGACACCTGAGAG GTATAGGCTGGCAGAGCTAAGTATGTTGGAGGTTATGAAGGCAGAGGGAGCAACATTTGCAAACCCAGTTCCACGTCCAGTGTTGAGAATGGCAGCTCGTAAGCATATTGGGGACACTGGCCTGCTTGACCACCTTCTGAAGCACATTGATGGCAAGGTAGCACCAGGTGGGGCTGAGCGATTTCGGAGGTGGTTCAATGCTAATGGAATAATGGAGTATTGGCTTGAAAATGCTGATCTTGTAAATATTAGACAGGAAGCTGGTGTGCAGGACCCTTATTGGGTTCCTCAATCTAGACCATTGCATGCTCGTGCCAACTTCCAAGATTCTCAATCTTCTGAGGAAATGAGGCTTCTTAGGGCTGAAATGACCAAAATGAAGAG AGATATGCAGGAATTGGCATCGAAATTTCGGGATCAAGAACGGCTAAACTCCATGGAG ATGATTCATGAGGAATTGATAAAAAGGGAAGCTGTGGCTGAGAAACACAGGAATGAGATTACTGGATGTTTGAAGGGTCTGCAG GGCATACTTTCTGGTGAATTGATGACTTGGAAAACAAAGGTTGAGCTGCAGCTAATGGAAATTACCAGTTCTTTGGGTTGTATACAACCTTCAAAGCAACTTCTTACAAGTCCTGCTTCTAAAAAATGGGAAGATTGGTTGGAGCGCACCAACCTTGATAACTTTCAGGATGATGAAATTGCATCGTGGTTCGAGGGCGACGATACTTTTAGTGTGCAAGCGCAGCAGGAtgttatatttcaaaattcgTATCGTCCTTCCGCTTCTTTTGAGTTGTATGGAAATAATTTAGTGCAAGATATTGGTAGAGAAGGAGAGCAGGAACATCTAAACAAATGGTCTAAAACAAAGAG AGATGACATGGAGAAACAAGAAGATTATGGGGCAAATATTACCCCTGATTCTTCAGCTACTGGAAATTCGACATCGGAGTTTAATACTTCAGTGCATATGTTTCAG GAAATGTTTCAGGAGTTATTTAGTTGGAAAGCTAAAATGGAGCGACAGGTGCTGGAGTTGTGGAATTCTGTACGTGAGTTACAggcatcatcatcatcatcatcgtcCCATTTCAAGGAATCAGACATTGGTTCCACGTTTAAGGGGTAA
- the LOC101204228 gene encoding protein AMEIOTIC 1 isoform X1 → MTEEDKLNDEANSLIAEVPIIPGFKKRKRLSLSRLKEVKASLHAKQGQSTCVSNSSRSCKLKNESTINRWTPERYRLAELSMLEVMKAEGATFANPVPRPVLRMAARKHIGDTGLLDHLLKHIDGKVAPGGAERFRRWFNANGIMEYWLENADLVNIRQEAGVQDPYWVPQSRPLHARANFQDSQSSEEMRLLRAEMTKMKRDMQELASKFRDQERLNSMEVNDMIHEELIKREAVAEKHRNEITGCLKGLQGILSGELMTWKTKVELQLMEITSSLGCIQPSKQLLTSPASKKWEDWLERTNLDNFQDDEIASWFEGDDTFSVQAQQDVIFQNSYRPSASFELYGNNLVQDIGREGEQEHLNKWSKTKRDDMEKQEDYGANITPDSSATGNSTSEFNTSVHMFQEMFQELFSWKAKMERQVLELWNSVRELQASSSSSSSHFKESDIGSTFKG, encoded by the exons ATGACTGAGGAAGATAAGTTGAATGATGAAGCCAACTCTTTAATTGCTGAAGTTCCAATTATACCCGGATTTAAGAAGAGGAAGCGTCTTAGCCTTAGTAGACTCAAGGAGGTGAAAGCATCTTTACATGCAAAACAAGGGCAAAGTACTTGTGTTAGTAATAGTTCTAGGAGTTGTAAGCTAAAGAATGAGAGTACAATAAATAGATGGACACCTGAGAG GTATAGGCTGGCAGAGCTAAGTATGTTGGAGGTTATGAAGGCAGAGGGAGCAACATTTGCAAACCCAGTTCCACGTCCAGTGTTGAGAATGGCAGCTCGTAAGCATATTGGGGACACTGGCCTGCTTGACCACCTTCTGAAGCACATTGATGGCAAGGTAGCACCAGGTGGGGCTGAGCGATTTCGGAGGTGGTTCAATGCTAATGGAATAATGGAGTATTGGCTTGAAAATGCTGATCTTGTAAATATTAGACAGGAAGCTGGTGTGCAGGACCCTTATTGGGTTCCTCAATCTAGACCATTGCATGCTCGTGCCAACTTCCAAGATTCTCAATCTTCTGAGGAAATGAGGCTTCTTAGGGCTGAAATGACCAAAATGAAGAG AGATATGCAGGAATTGGCATCGAAATTTCGGGATCAAGAACGGCTAAACTCCATGGAGGTGAATGAT ATGATTCATGAGGAATTGATAAAAAGGGAAGCTGTGGCTGAGAAACACAGGAATGAGATTACTGGATGTTTGAAGGGTCTGCAG GGCATACTTTCTGGTGAATTGATGACTTGGAAAACAAAGGTTGAGCTGCAGCTAATGGAAATTACCAGTTCTTTGGGTTGTATACAACCTTCAAAGCAACTTCTTACAAGTCCTGCTTCTAAAAAATGGGAAGATTGGTTGGAGCGCACCAACCTTGATAACTTTCAGGATGATGAAATTGCATCGTGGTTCGAGGGCGACGATACTTTTAGTGTGCAAGCGCAGCAGGAtgttatatttcaaaattcgTATCGTCCTTCCGCTTCTTTTGAGTTGTATGGAAATAATTTAGTGCAAGATATTGGTAGAGAAGGAGAGCAGGAACATCTAAACAAATGGTCTAAAACAAAGAG AGATGACATGGAGAAACAAGAAGATTATGGGGCAAATATTACCCCTGATTCTTCAGCTACTGGAAATTCGACATCGGAGTTTAATACTTCAGTGCATATGTTTCAG GAAATGTTTCAGGAGTTATTTAGTTGGAAAGCTAAAATGGAGCGACAGGTGCTGGAGTTGTGGAATTCTGTACGTGAGTTACAggcatcatcatcatcatcatcgtcCCATTTCAAGGAATCAGACATTGGTTCCACGTTTAAGGGGTAA